From Camelina sativa cultivar DH55 chromosome 7, Cs, whole genome shotgun sequence, one genomic window encodes:
- the LOC109125205 gene encoding protein DETOXIFICATION 14-like has product MDSAEKGLLAKSEEEEVKKKDGYFQEMKRLGYIAGPMVAVNLSMDFLQVISIVMIGHLGELFLSSTAIAVSFCSATGFSLVFGLASAMETLCGQAYGAKQYEKLGVHTYTTILSLYLVCIPLSVLWSYMGAILSLIGQDPVVAQEAGKFATWLIPALLAYATLQPLVQFFQAQSLIFPLIISSISAVCVHVSLCWSLVFKFGFGIRGAAIAIGVSYWE; this is encoded by the exons ATGGATTCTGCAGAGAAGGGTCTGCTTGCAAAgagcgaggaagaagaagtcaagaagaaagatggtTATTTCCAGGAGATGAAGAGGCTTGGTTACATTGCTGGTCCGATGGTTGCAGTAAACTTGTCTATGGATTTTCTTCAAGTGATATCTATAGTGATGATTGGTCATCTCGGTGAGCTTTTCCTTTCTAGCACCGCCATTGCTGTTTCTTTCTGCAGCGCCACTGGTTTCAGCCTTGTC TTTGGATTGGCTAGTGCAATGGAGACTCTATGTGGCCAAGCTTATGGAGCTAAACAGTATGAGAAACTTGGAGTACATACTTACACAACGATTCTCTCTTTGTATCTTGTGTGTATTCCTTTGTCTGTGCTATGGAGTTACATGGGTGCTATACTCTCTCTCATTGGACAAGATCCTGTGGTTGCTCAAGAAGCTGGGAAATTTGCAACTTGGCTCATACCTGCCCTCTTGGCTTACGCCACTTTGCAGCCGCTTGTACAGTTTTTCCAAGCGCAGAGTCTGATTTTCCCGTTGATTATAAGCTCAATCTCTGCTGTCTGTGTCCACGTTTCCCTCTGCTGGAGCTTGGTCTTTAAGTTTGGGTTTGGGATCCGCGGTGCAGCTATAGCGATTGGGGTTTCTTACTGG GAATGA
- the LOC104701772 gene encoding protein DETOXIFICATION 14-like isoform X2, with protein MDSAEKGLLAKSEEEEVKKKDGYFQEMKRLGYIAGPMVAVNLSMDFLQVISIVMIGHLGELFLSSTAIAVSFCSATGFSLVFGLASAMETLCGQAYGAKQYEKLGVHTYTTILSLYLVCIPLSVLWSYMGAILSLIGQDPVVAQEAGKFATWLIPALLAYATLQPLVQFFQAQSLIFPLIISSISAVCVHVSLCWSLVFKFGFGIRGAAIAIGVSYWVNVVVLGLYMKFSSSCSKSRATISMSVVKGMKEFFWLGIPSASMICLEWWSFEFLVLLSGILPNSTLETSVLSVCTRVANELGAGNPKQARMAVYTVMVIACVESILVSAIVFGSRNVFGYLFSSETEVVDYVRSMAPLVSLLVILDALHTVLSGVARGAGRQDRGAYVNLAAYYLCGTPTAIILAFGFKMRGRGLWIGITVGSFVQAFLLVLIVIFTNWEQEAKNARERLMAEEFEDENK; from the exons ATGGATTCTGCAGAGAAGGGTCTGCTTGCAAAgagcgaggaagaagaagtcaagaagaaagatggtTATTTCCAGGAGATGAAGAGGCTTGGTTACATTGCTGGTCCGATGGTTGCAGTAAACTTGTCTATGGATTTTCTTCAAGTGATATCTATAGTGATGATTGGTCATCTCGGTGAGCTTTTCCTTTCTAGCACCGCCATTGCTGTTTCTTTCTGCAGCGCCACTGGTTTCAGCCTTGTC TTTGGATTGGCTAGTGCAATGGAGACTCTATGTGGCCAAGCTTATGGAGCTAAACAGTATGAGAAACTTGGAGTACATACTTACACAACGATTCTCTCTTTGTATCTTGTGTGTATTCCTTTGTCTGTGCTATGGAGTTACATGGGTGCTATACTCTCTCTCATTGGACAAGATCCTGTGGTTGCTCAAGAAGCTGGGAAATTTGCAACTTGGCTCATACCTGCCCTCTTGGCTTACGCCACTTTGCAGCCGCTTGTACAGTTTTTCCAAGCGCAGAGTCTGATTTTCCCGTTGATTATAAGCTCAATCTCTGCTGTCTGTGTCCACGTTTCCCTCTGCTGGAGCTTGGTCTTTAAGTTTGGGTTTGGGATCCGCGGTGCAGCTATAGCGATTGGGGTTTCTTACTGGGTAAACGTGGTTGTGCTTGGATTATACATGAAGTTTTCGTCCAGCTGTAGCAAGAGCCGTGCAACTATCTCCATGAGTGTGGTCAAAGGAATGAAAGAGTTTTTCTGGCTTGGAATCCCATCTGCGTCGATGATTTG CCTCGAGTGGTGGTCGTTCGAATTTTTGGTCCTGCTCTCTGGGATTTTACCAAATTCAACGCTAGAAACCTCTGTTCTCTCAGTgtg TACAAGAGTTGCAAACGAGTTAGGAGCTGGAAACCCGAAACAAGCTCGGATGGCGGTTTACACAGTGATGGTTATAGCATGTGTAGAATCAATACTGGTGAGTGCAATAGTCTTTGGTTCAAGAAACGTATTTGGTTACCTATTCAGCTCAGAAACCGAAGTTGTGGATTATGTAAGATCAATGGCCCCGCTGGTTTCTTTATTAGTCATATTAGATGCCCTTCACACGGTTCTTTCGG GTGTGGCTAGAGGAGCAGGGAGGCAAGATAGAGGGGCTTATGTAAACCTAGCAGCATACTATCTCTGTGGCACACCAACTGCTATCATATTAGCCTTTGGGTTTAAAATGAGAGGAAGAGGACTCTGGATTGGGATCACAGTTGGGTCCTTTGTTCAAGCTTTTTTGCTCGTTCTTATCGTTATCTTTACCAACTGGGAGCAAGAG GCGAAAAATGCAAGAGAAAGACTGATGGCTGAAGAGTTTGAAGATGAAAATAAGTGA
- the LOC104701772 gene encoding protein DETOXIFICATION 14-like isoform X1, with amino-acid sequence MDSAEKGLLAKSEEEEVKKKDGYFQEMKRLGYIAGPMVAVNLSMDFLQVISIVMIGHLGELFLSSTAIAVSFCSATGFSLVFGLASAMETLCGQAYGAKQYEKLGVHTYTTILSLYLVCIPLSVLWSYMGAILSLIGQDPVVAQEAGKFATWLIPALLAYATLQPLVQFFQAQSLIFPLIISSISAVCVHVSLCWSLVFKFGFGIRGAAIAIGVSYWVNVVVLGLYMKFSSSCSKSRATISMSVVKGMKEFFWLGIPSASMICLEWWSFEFLVLLSGILPNSTLETSVLSVCLSTISFAYHIPESLGAAASTRVANELGAGNPKQARMAVYTVMVIACVESILVSAIVFGSRNVFGYLFSSETEVVDYVRSMAPLVSLLVILDALHTVLSGVARGAGRQDRGAYVNLAAYYLCGTPTAIILAFGFKMRGRGLWIGITVGSFVQAFLLVLIVIFTNWEQEAKNARERLMAEEFEDENK; translated from the exons ATGGATTCTGCAGAGAAGGGTCTGCTTGCAAAgagcgaggaagaagaagtcaagaagaaagatggtTATTTCCAGGAGATGAAGAGGCTTGGTTACATTGCTGGTCCGATGGTTGCAGTAAACTTGTCTATGGATTTTCTTCAAGTGATATCTATAGTGATGATTGGTCATCTCGGTGAGCTTTTCCTTTCTAGCACCGCCATTGCTGTTTCTTTCTGCAGCGCCACTGGTTTCAGCCTTGTC TTTGGATTGGCTAGTGCAATGGAGACTCTATGTGGCCAAGCTTATGGAGCTAAACAGTATGAGAAACTTGGAGTACATACTTACACAACGATTCTCTCTTTGTATCTTGTGTGTATTCCTTTGTCTGTGCTATGGAGTTACATGGGTGCTATACTCTCTCTCATTGGACAAGATCCTGTGGTTGCTCAAGAAGCTGGGAAATTTGCAACTTGGCTCATACCTGCCCTCTTGGCTTACGCCACTTTGCAGCCGCTTGTACAGTTTTTCCAAGCGCAGAGTCTGATTTTCCCGTTGATTATAAGCTCAATCTCTGCTGTCTGTGTCCACGTTTCCCTCTGCTGGAGCTTGGTCTTTAAGTTTGGGTTTGGGATCCGCGGTGCAGCTATAGCGATTGGGGTTTCTTACTGGGTAAACGTGGTTGTGCTTGGATTATACATGAAGTTTTCGTCCAGCTGTAGCAAGAGCCGTGCAACTATCTCCATGAGTGTGGTCAAAGGAATGAAAGAGTTTTTCTGGCTTGGAATCCCATCTGCGTCGATGATTTG CCTCGAGTGGTGGTCGTTCGAATTTTTGGTCCTGCTCTCTGGGATTTTACCAAATTCAACGCTAGAAACCTCTGTTCTCTCAGTgtg TCTATCGACAATCTCCTTTGCATACCATATACCAGAGAGTCTCGGCGCAGCAGCAAG TACAAGAGTTGCAAACGAGTTAGGAGCTGGAAACCCGAAACAAGCTCGGATGGCGGTTTACACAGTGATGGTTATAGCATGTGTAGAATCAATACTGGTGAGTGCAATAGTCTTTGGTTCAAGAAACGTATTTGGTTACCTATTCAGCTCAGAAACCGAAGTTGTGGATTATGTAAGATCAATGGCCCCGCTGGTTTCTTTATTAGTCATATTAGATGCCCTTCACACGGTTCTTTCGG GTGTGGCTAGAGGAGCAGGGAGGCAAGATAGAGGGGCTTATGTAAACCTAGCAGCATACTATCTCTGTGGCACACCAACTGCTATCATATTAGCCTTTGGGTTTAAAATGAGAGGAAGAGGACTCTGGATTGGGATCACAGTTGGGTCCTTTGTTCAAGCTTTTTTGCTCGTTCTTATCGTTATCTTTACCAACTGGGAGCAAGAG GCGAAAAATGCAAGAGAAAGACTGATGGCTGAAGAGTTTGAAGATGAAAATAAGTGA
- the LOC104701771 gene encoding protein DETOXIFICATION 14-like yields MDSGEQGLLVVSDGEEVNRKDGFLKEMKRLGYIAGPMVAVNSSTYVLQVISIMMVGHLGELYLSSTAIAVSFCSVTGFSLVFGLASALETLCGQAYGAKQFEKLGVHTYTGILSLYIVCIPLSVLWSYMGDILSLIGQDPLVAQQAGKFATWLIPALFGYATLQSLVRFYQAQSLILPLIMSSISALCVHVVLCWSLVFKFGLGSLGAAIAIGVSYWFNVTVLGLYMTFSSSGSKTRAPISMSVFKGMGEFFRFGIPSASMICLEWWSFEFLLILSGILPNPKLEASVLSVCLSTQSSLYQIPESLSAAASTRVANELGAGKPKQARMAVYTVMVITGVESIMVGVIVFGARNVFGYLFSSENEVVDYVRSMAPLLALSVIFDALHAVLSGVARGSGRQDIGAYVNLAAYYLCGIPTAILLAFRFKMGGRGLWIGITVGSFVQAVLLGLIVILTNWKEQAGKARLRVMGGKFNEKDSEEHEEIS; encoded by the exons atGGATTCGGGGGAGCAGGGCTTGCTTGTGGTGAGCGATGGAGAAGAAGTAAACAGGAAAGATGGGTTtttgaaggagatgaagaggCTTGGTTACATCGCTGGTCCCATGGTTGCGGTGAACTCTTCTACGTATGTTCTTCAGGTGATATCGATTATGATGGTTGGTCATCTCGGTGAGCTTTATCTCTCAAGCACCGCCATCGCCGTTTCTTTCTGTAGCGTCACCGGTTTTAGTCTCGTC TTTGGATTGGCTAGTGCGTTGGAGACTTTATGTGGTCAAGCTTATGGAGCTAAACAATTCGAAAAACTTGGAGTTCATACTTACACAGGCATTCTCTCTTTGTACATTGTGTGTATTCCTTTGTCTGTTCTATGGAGTTACATGGGTGATATACTCTCTCTCATTGGACAAGATCCTCTGGTGGCTCAACAAGCTGGAAAGTTTGCAACTTGGCTCATACCCGCGCTCTTTGGTTACGCTACTTTGCAGTCGCTTGTTCGGTTTTACCAAGCGCAGAGTCTGATTTTGCCTTTGATTATGAGTTCAATATCTGCTCTTTGTGTCCATGTTGTTCTCTGCTGGAGTTTAGTCTTTAAGTTTGGTCTTGGGAGCCTCGGTGCAGCTATTGCGATTGGCGTTTCTTACTGGTTTAACGTGACTGTTCTTGGATTATACATGACGTTTTCTTCCAGCGGTAGCAAGACTCGTGCTCCCATCTCCATGAGTGTGTTTAAAGGAATGGGAgagtttttccggtttggtatCCCATCTGCCTCTATGATTTG CCTCGAGTGGTGGTCATTCGAATTTCTGCTCATACTCTCTGGGATTTTACCAAATCCTAAGCTAGAAGCCTCTGTTCTCTCAGTCTG TCTGTCAACTCAGTCCTCCTTGTACCAAATACCAGAGAGTCTTAGCGCAGCAGCAAG TACAAGAGTTGCAAACGAGTTAGGGGCTGGAAAACCGAAACAAGCTCGAATGGCGGTTTATACAGTAATGGTCATTACAGGTGTAGAATCAATAATGGTGGGTGTAATAGTATTTGGTGCAAGAAACGTATTTGGTTACCTATTCAGCTCTGAAAATGAAGTTGTGGATTACGTAAGATCAATGGCTCCACTGCTAGCTTTATCGGTCATATTCGATGCCCTTCACGCAGTTCTTTCGG GTGTGGCTAGAGGATCAGGGAGGCAAGATATAGGGGCTTATGTAAACCTAGCTGCATACTATCTCTGTGGTATACCAACTGCTATTCTATTAGCTTTTAGGTTTAAAATGGGAGGAAGAGGACTCTGGATTGGGATCACTGTTGGGTCCTTTGTACAAGCGGTTTTGCTCGGTCTTATCGTCATCCTCACCAACTGGAAAGAACAG GCGGGAAAAGCGAGGCTAAGAGTGATGGGTGGCAAGTTTAATGAGAAAGATAGTGAAGAACATGAGGAGATTAGCTAA
- the LOC104704821 gene encoding uncharacterized protein LOC104704821 isoform X1, translating into MFDQVPSLTQDKLNWNDVLEISDHLSKQATIVGMLWIGEQPPQAEALKEAMGSYFNALQGFLLHCHGSMAGAGITLSSSIQASVKQIVDSRFLQGSVSLYEGTYEKGRKPSIPQLAGAVWEACSNLKKVPATNIKAIGRAMTLVAVSMKDVLREMKELKPACSSSEPDDAYTNAESLTPNSVEDEDDLVDNLSPEEFEVAKMVADIVSETLLVIKELIRTITGMIKLENPTDNGGFVDSLEKLLKLCQGTSVHIDELGACVYPPQECGLMKQTGERIKANIGEIEAVAKGFKNFSSEALLGTCRRLQILIEHMETELDTGTKAEVVCKMQNVTL; encoded by the exons ATGTTCGACCAAGTTCCATCTCTTACACAAGACAAATTAAACTGGAACGATGTCCTTGAGATTTCTGATCACCTCTCAAAACAAGCCACCATAG TGGGAATGCTATGGATTGGAGAACAACCTCCACAAGCTGAAGCACTGAAGGAGGCTATGGGGTCATACTTTAACGCTCTTCAAGGATTTTTGCTGCATTGTCATGGAAGCATGGCTGGTGCTGGGATTACACTTTCTTCATCCATACAAGCCTCTGTGAAACAAATTGTCGATTCCAGATTTTTGCAGGGTTCTGTCTCTCTATACG AAGGAACATATGAGAAAGGTAGGAAGCCGTCGATTCCGCAGCTTGCAGGAGCAGTGTGGGAAGCATGCTCAAATCTGAAGAAGGTGCCTGCAACTAACATCAAAGCGATTGGAAGGGCGATGACACTGGTCGCTGTTTCCATGAAAGATGTTCTTAGGGAAATGAAAGAACTGAAGCCAGCTTGTTCTTCATCCGAGCCTGATGATGCTTACACAAATGCTGAAAGCCTAACTCCAAACTcagttgaagatgaagatgatttaGTCGATAACTTGTCTCCTGAAGAATTTGAAGTTGCTAAAATGGTAGCTGATATCGTGTCTGAGACACTTTTGGTAATAAAAGAGCTTATCCGTACTATCACAGGCATGATCAAGCTGGAGAATCCAACGGATAACGGTGGGTTTGTGGACTCTCTTGAGAAACTACTGAAGTTGTGTCAAGGAACCAGTGTACATATTGACGAGCTTGGAGCTTGCGTTTACCCACCACAAGAGTGTGGTCTCATGAAACAAACAGGGGAAAGAATAAAGGCAAATATTGGTGAGATTGAGGCTGTTGCTAAGGGTTTTAAGAATTTTTCATCAGAAGCTTTATTGGGAACTTGCAGAAGGCTACAAATATTGATTGAACATATGGAAACTGAACTGGACACCGGAACTAAAGCTGAAGTAGTTTGCAAAATGCAAAATGTTACTCTCTAG
- the LOC104704821 gene encoding uncharacterized protein LOC104704821 isoform X2, which produces MGMLWIGEQPPQAEALKEAMGSYFNALQGFLLHCHGSMAGAGITLSSSIQASVKQIVDSRFLQGSVSLYEGTYEKGRKPSIPQLAGAVWEACSNLKKVPATNIKAIGRAMTLVAVSMKDVLREMKELKPACSSSEPDDAYTNAESLTPNSVEDEDDLVDNLSPEEFEVAKMVADIVSETLLVIKELIRTITGMIKLENPTDNGGFVDSLEKLLKLCQGTSVHIDELGACVYPPQECGLMKQTGERIKANIGEIEAVAKGFKNFSSEALLGTCRRLQILIEHMETELDTGTKAEVVCKMQNVTL; this is translated from the exons ATGGGAATGCTATGGATTGGAGAACAACCTCCACAAGCTGAAGCACTGAAGGAGGCTATGGGGTCATACTTTAACGCTCTTCAAGGATTTTTGCTGCATTGTCATGGAAGCATGGCTGGTGCTGGGATTACACTTTCTTCATCCATACAAGCCTCTGTGAAACAAATTGTCGATTCCAGATTTTTGCAGGGTTCTGTCTCTCTATACG AAGGAACATATGAGAAAGGTAGGAAGCCGTCGATTCCGCAGCTTGCAGGAGCAGTGTGGGAAGCATGCTCAAATCTGAAGAAGGTGCCTGCAACTAACATCAAAGCGATTGGAAGGGCGATGACACTGGTCGCTGTTTCCATGAAAGATGTTCTTAGGGAAATGAAAGAACTGAAGCCAGCTTGTTCTTCATCCGAGCCTGATGATGCTTACACAAATGCTGAAAGCCTAACTCCAAACTcagttgaagatgaagatgatttaGTCGATAACTTGTCTCCTGAAGAATTTGAAGTTGCTAAAATGGTAGCTGATATCGTGTCTGAGACACTTTTGGTAATAAAAGAGCTTATCCGTACTATCACAGGCATGATCAAGCTGGAGAATCCAACGGATAACGGTGGGTTTGTGGACTCTCTTGAGAAACTACTGAAGTTGTGTCAAGGAACCAGTGTACATATTGACGAGCTTGGAGCTTGCGTTTACCCACCACAAGAGTGTGGTCTCATGAAACAAACAGGGGAAAGAATAAAGGCAAATATTGGTGAGATTGAGGCTGTTGCTAAGGGTTTTAAGAATTTTTCATCAGAAGCTTTATTGGGAACTTGCAGAAGGCTACAAATATTGATTGAACATATGGAAACTGAACTGGACACCGGAACTAAAGCTGAAGTAGTTTGCAAAATGCAAAATGTTACTCTCTAG